One Amaranthus tricolor cultivar Red isolate AtriRed21 chromosome 10, ASM2621246v1, whole genome shotgun sequence genomic window carries:
- the LOC130826024 gene encoding probable UDP-N-acetylglucosamine--peptide N-acetylglucosaminyltransferase SEC isoform X1 has protein sequence MLALQNDHLQYQQQNLQQSQQNLQQQQPQDLQQFQRQLQVSRVSFSLDRNDSFLFHSEHQHRSQQQLQLPLSSASIVKNSQSSDPRHLDDNLLLTLAHQKYKSGNYKQALDLSNILYERNPRRTDNLLLLGAIYYQLHNYDACISKNEEALHIDPHFAECYGNMANAWKEKGNIDLAIRYYLVAIELRPNFADAWSNLANAYMRKGRVSDAEQCCQQALALNPNLVDARCTLGNLLKAQGRVQEAYNCYVEALRVQPTLPVAWSNLAGLFMEAGDYSNALQCYKEAIKHKPACVEAYLNLGNVYKTLGMPQEAMLCYQRSLQVRPDYAMAYGNLASIYYEQGQLDMAILHYERAISRDPTFLEAYNNLGNSLKDAGRVEEAVHYYRQCLSLQPNHPQALTNLGNIYMEWNMFSHAAQFYKATLNVTTGLSAPYNNLAIIYKQQGNYADALTCYTEVIRIDPMAADALLNRGNTYKEIGRVNEAIQDYINAINARPSMAEAHANLASAYKDSGHVELAVKSYRHALILRPDFPEATCNLLHTLQCVCDWEDRDSRLVEVERILRRQIQMSVVPSVQPFHAFAYPLDPMLALEISRKYAEHCSLVAARYALPPFSYPALVPVKADGGSRRLRVGYVSSDFGNHPLSHLMGSVFGMHNRDNVEVFCYALSPSDGSEWRQRTESEAEHFIDFSSMSSDAIAKAINDDKIQVLINLNGYTKGARNEIFAMQPAPIQVSYMGFPGTMGATYINYLITDEFVSPSHLSHIYSEKLVHVPNCYFVNDYKQKNRDVLDPSSLPKRSDYGLPEDKFIFGCFNQLYKIDPDIFDTWCNILKRVPNSVLWLLRFPAAGESRLRAYAASRGVQQDQIIFTDVAMKGEHIRRSTLADLCLDTPLCNGHTTGTDVLWAGLPMLTLPLEKMASRVAGSLCLATGVGEEMVVNSLQEYEEKAVSFALNRPKLQELTNRLKAARLTCPLFDTARWVRTSVLFLLLHYILLFVHMGWVDKEAGKRFLYVEFSVM, from the exons ATGTTAGCGTTGCAGAACGATCATCTGCAGTATCAACAGCAGAATTTACAACAATCGCAGCAGAATTTGCAGCAACAACAACCGCAAGATTTGCAGCAGTTTCAGCGGCAGTTGCAGGTTTCTAGGGTTTCATTTTCGCTCGATCGGAATGATTCGTTTCTTTTTCATTCAGAGCATCAGCATCGTTCGCAGCAACAGTTGCAGTTACCATTGTCGTCAGCTTCAATTGTCAAGAATTCGCAAAGTTCAGATCCTCGTCACC TTGATGACAATTTGTTGCTGACTCTTGCCCACCAAAAGTACAAGTCTGGGAACTACAAGCAAGCGCTTGATCTCAGCAACATTTTATATGAGAGAAATCCACGACGAACAGATAATCTTTTGCTATTGGGTGCAATTTATTATCAG TTGCATAATTATGATGCTTGCATTTCCAAAAATGAAGAAGCTCTTCATATTGATCCTCATTTTGCTGAGTGTTATGGCAATATGGCAAATGCATGGAAG GAGAAGGGAAACATTGATCTAGCTATCCGCTATTACTTGGTTGCAATTGAG CTTCGACCCAATTTTGCTGATGCATGGTCCAATTTGGCCAATGCTTACATGCGGAAAGGGAGGGTCAGTGATGCAGAACAATGTTGCCAACAGGCTCTTGCATTGAATCCTAATTTG GTGGATGCTCGTTGTACACTGGGTAATTTGTTGAAAGCTCAAGGCCGAGTTCAGGAG GCATACAATTGTTATGTAGAGGCACTCCGAGTCCAGCCTACTCTCCCAGTTGCTTGGTCCAATCTCGCTGGGCTTTTCATGGAAGCTGGAGATTACAGTAACGCTCTTCAGTGCTAcaag GAAGCTATTAAACACAAGCCGGCTTGTGTCGAAGCATATTTAAATTTAGGAAATGTCTACAAG ACTCTAGGAATGCCTCAGGAAGCTATGTTATGTTATCAACGTTCCCTGCAGGTCCGACCAGACTATGCAATGGCTTATG GTAATCTTGCTAGCATATATTATGAGCAAGGGCAACTAGATATGGCAATTCTTCATTACGAAAGAGCCATCTCTCGCGATCCTACATTCTTGGAAGCTTACAATAATTTG GGTAATTCACTTAAAGATGCTGGCCGAGTTGAGGAAGCCGTTCATTACTATCGT CAATGCCTTTCTCTACAACCTAACCATCCACAAGCACTAACTAATCTTGGCAACATATATATGGAATG GAATATGTTTAGTCATGCTGCTCAGTTCTATAAGGCTACTCTGAATGTTACCACAGGATTATCTGCTCCATACAATAATCTTGCCATAATTTACAAGCAGCAg GGCAATTATGCAGATGCTCTAACATGCTACACTGAAGTTATTCGGATTGATCCTATGGCAGCAGACGCACTCCTCAATCGGGGAAATACATACAAGGAGATCGGAAGAGTTAATGAAGCTATTCAAGACTATATAAATGCAATTAATGCCCGCCCAAGTATGGCTGAAGCTCATGCAAATCTAGCTTCAGCTTATAAAGACAG TGGCCATGTTGAACTAGCTGTAAAAAGCTACAGGCATGCGTTAATATTACGTCCGGACTTCCCTGAGGCAACATGTAACCTTCTTCACACTTTACAG TGTGTATGTGACTGGGAGGATAGAGATAGCAGACTTGTTGAAGTTGAACGCATTCTTAGGCGACAAATTCAG atGTCTGTTGTTCCTAGTGTGCAACCCTTCCATGCCTTTGCTTACCCTCTTGATCCAATGCTTGCTCTTGAAATAAG TCGTAAATACGCGGAGCATTGTTCACTGGTTGCAGCTCGTTATGCACTTCCTCCCTTTAGCTATCCTGCTTTGGTTCCTGTGAAGGCTGATGGGGGGAGCAGGAGACTGAGGGTTGG ATATGTCAGCAGTGATTTTGGTAATCATCCCTTATCACATCTTATGGGTTCAGTCTTTGGTATGCACAACAGAGATAATGTTGAG GTGTTCTGTTATGCCTTGAGTCCAAGTGATGGTTCAGAGTGGAGGCAGCGTACAGAATCAGAAGCTGAGCACTTTATCGATTTCTCATCCATGTCATCTGATGCAATAGCAAAAGCAATAAATGATGACAAAATTCAAGTCCTTATCAACCTTAATGGGTACACTAAG GGTGCTAGAAATGAAATATTTGCTATGCAGCCTGCTCCCATACAAGTCTCATACATGGGATTTCCTGGAACCATGGGTGCTACTTACATAAATTATTTGATTACTGATGAG TTTGTATCCCCTAGTCATTTGTCCCACATTTATTCAGAGAAGCTAGTACATGTGCCAAATTGTTACTTCGTCAATGATTATAAACAG AAAAACCGTGATGTATTGGATCCGAGCTCTCTACCTAAGCGGTCAGACTATGGTCTACCTGAGGACAAGTTCATATTTGGATGCTTTAATCAGTTATACAAGATAGATCCTGATATTTTTGACACTTG GTGCAATATTCTTAAGCGTGTCCCGAACAGTGTGCTCTGGCTTTTAAGGTTTCCAGCTGCGGGCGAGAGTAGGCTTCGTGCAT ATGCTGCTTCAAGGGGTGTGCAACAGGACCAAATTATTTTTACTGATGTTGCCATGAAGGGTGAACATATTAGACGCAGTACTTTGGCAGATCTCTGTCTTGACAc GCCTTTATGCAATGGACACACAACTGGTACTGATGTTCTCTGGGCTGGTTTGCCAATGTTAACGCTTCCTCTAGAGAAGATGGCTAGCAGGGTAGCTGGTTCACTGTGTTTGGCGACTGGTGTTGGAGAAGAGATGGTGGTTAACAG CTTGCAAGAATACGAAGAAAAAGCAGTCTCTTTTGCATTAAATAGACCAAAGCTGCAGGAACTTACCAATAGATTGAAGGCTGCCCGCTTGACATGTCCACTCTTTGACACTGCTCGCTGGGTGAGGACATCTGTGCTTTTCCTTCTGTtacattatatattgttatttgttCATATGGGGTGGGTGGACAAGGAAGCTGGAAAAAGGTTTTTGTATGTGGAATTTTCCGTGATGTAA
- the LOC130826025 gene encoding kinesin-like protein KIN-12B, translated as MKHFMLPKSSSPLSELSTPPNLNPSLQKSKSSRKQKCRDKENSDPSSDIVSSGKPSPATKMKSPLPPRPPPLMNSSNPLKRKLSNDAVSDIVVGGLSSSASDTGVKVLVRMRPLNKDEQDGELIVKKVSNDSLTINGHTFTFDSVADMESNQIDIFQLVGDPLVENCLAGFNSSVFAYGQTGSGKTYTMWGPANALLEDNLANEQQGLTPRVFERLFARINEEQIKHVDKQLKYQCRCSFLEIYNEQITDLLDPSQKNLQIREDVKTGVYVENLTEERVSTPKDVIRLLLKGLSHRRTGATSINAESSRSHSVFTCVVESQCQSLSDGLSSFKMSKINLVDLAGSERQKLTGAAGERLKEAGNINRSLSQLGNLINILAETSQTGKQRHIPYRDSRLTFLLQESLGGNAKMAMICAISPAQSCKSETFSTLRFAQRAKAIKNKAVVNEVLPDDVNFLREVIRQLKDELLRMKANGNQNDSKAAYANSWSARRSLNLLKSLNHPMVLRHLDDDGDEVMEIDEEAVDRLCNEVAQHSNGLDIMPCTGAKVVDNGHTGLQLLNSEGRNSQGPVSNLSTDASMGNKSSEESDVSMEEGISEIDDNDIIADGGAMTSSRSKDTAEYVVNESPCKTIKDGAALMSSSVDMVDDEALPPTLSVLPNDISPILPSPPHTVSPRIVSSSRKSLRTSSMLTASQRDIQDLGLVKKDVHVPLAKSLQTNSQLALATMSGTNVRRTTEHLAASLHRGLEVIDNQRKSSAFRRSTFRFSFKPAELKPILPIEKVDVGIQTLPESPEMLELGGIYLCCNCKSKNLQGDVKDANEPSNLQLVPVDRSLSAEKLKKQVPKAVEKVLAGAIRRELALEDFCAKQTYEIAQLNRLVQQYKHERECNAIIGQMREDKIMRLENLMDGVLPTEDFMEEEFLSVRNENELLKEKYENHPEVLETKLELKRVQDEIERLRSFFDMGERDILMEEIHDLRSQLQYYTDSSPKAVRQRKSLLQLTYPCEQSISQPLNPIHESMEDTAADKLEQERTQWTEVESQWISLAEELKIELESTRSHAELLERELEAEKKCSDELKEALQLAMEGQARMLEQHADLEQKHMQMLARHRQMQDGIEDVKKAAARAGVRGAESKFINVLAGQISALKVEREKERCYYRDENKMLRSQLRDTAEAVQAAGELLVRLKEAEEAVASAEKRAAVAEEETEKARNQIDKLKKTHETEINALNHIIAESRLPKESLQDPYTDNAAKFDAEERHSAGDDRWKEEFQAFYNIDDELSSKFAEPSSWFSGYDRCNI; from the exons ATGAAGCATTTTATGCTCCCAAAATCATCTTCTCCATTATCGGAACTTTCAACTCCTCCGAATCTTAACCCTAGTTTGCAGAAATCGAAATCATCTCGTAAGCAGAAATGTAGAGACAAAGAAAACTCAGATCCTTCTTCCGATATCGTTTCTAGTGGAAAACCTTCTCCTGCTACTAAAATGAAAAGTCCGCTTCCGCCTCGACCACCGCCATTGATGAATTCGAGTAATCCTTTAAAGAGGAAGTTAAGTAATGATGCTGTTTCGGATATTGTGGTTGGAGGTCTTTCTTCTTCCGCGTCGGATACTGGTGTTAAG GTGTTAGTACGAATGCGGCCATTAAACAAGGATGAGCAAGACGGAGAATTGATAGTCAAGAAAGTTTCGAATGATTCTTTGACTATTAATGGGCATACCTTTACTTTCGACTCTGTGGCTGACATGGAATCAAACCAG ATAGACATTTTCCAGCTTGTAGGAGATCCTCTAGTGGAGAACTGCTTGGCTGGGTTCAACAGTTCCGTGTTTGCTTATGGACAG ACGGGCAGTGGGAAAACCTATACAATGTGGGGACCTGCTAATGCTTTGCTCGAAGACAATTTAGCAAATGAACAACAGGGTTTAACACCCCGTGTTTTTGAACGCCTTTTTGCTCGGATAAATGAG GAACAAATCAAGCATGTGGATAAACAGCTTAAGTATCAGTGTCGTTGTTCTTTTCTTGAG ATTTACAATGAACAAATTACTGATTTATTGGATCCAAGTCAGAAGAATCTTCAG atAAGGGAAGATGTGAAGACTGGCGTTTATGTGGAAAATCTTACCGAGGAGCGTGTGTCAACACCCAAAGATGTGATTCGACTTTTATTGAAG GGTTTGTCACACCGCAGAACCGGCGCCACAAGTATCAATGCAGAGAGTTCAAGATCACATAGTGTTTTTACATGTGTCGTTGAATCACAATGCCAG AGCTTGTCTGACGGGCTGAGCAGCTTTAAGATGAGTAAAATCAATTTAGTTGATCTTGCTGGGTCAGAAAGGCAAAAATTAACTGGTGCGGCTGGGGAACGACTGAAAGAGGCAGGCAATATCAATCGATCCCTTTCACAGCTGGG GAATTTGATAAACATCCTAGCTGAAACCTCTCAAACTGGAAAGCAAAGGCACATTCCATATAGAGACTCCAGATTAACATTTTTGCTTCAGGAGTCTCTTGGAGGTAATGCAAAAATGGCAATGATCTGTGCAATATCTCCAGCTCAAAG TTGCAAGAGTGAGACATTTAGCACATTGAGGTTTGCACAGCGTGCAAAGGCTATCAAGAATAAGGCTGTTGTCAATGAGGTGTTGCCAGATGATGTCAACTTCTTGAGAGAAGTAATAAGGCAACTTAAG GATGAATTACTACGAATGAAGGCAAATGGAAACCAAAATGATTCAAAGGCAGCTTATGCAAATAGTTGGAGTGCACGTAGAAGCTTAAATCTTCTGAAGAGTCTCAACCATCCTATGGTGTTACGCCATTTAGATGATGATGGTGACGAGGTCATGGAAATTGATGAAGAGGCTGTCGACAGACTGTGCAATGAAGTAGCTCAACATTCAAATGGACTTGATATTATGCCATGCACGGGTGCAAAAGTAGTAGATAATGGTCACACAGGGCTACAGCTTTTAAATTCCGAAGGCAGGAACTCTCAAGGTCCCGTATCGAATTTATCTACAGAtgcaagcatggggaacaaaaGTTCTGAAGAATCAGATGTTAGTATGGAAGAGGGAATTTCAGAAATAGATGATAATGACATCATTGCGGATGGAGGTGCTATGACATCTTCTAGGAGCAAGGACACTGCTGAATACGTGGTGAATGAATCCCCGTGCAAGACAATTAAGGACGGTGCTGCACTCATGTCATCATCAGTTGATATGGTGGATGATGAGGCTCTACCTCCTACATTAAGTGTACTTCCTAATGATATTTCTCCTATTCTGCCATCTCCACCTCATACTGTTTCTCCAAGAATTGTTAGTAGTAGCAGGAAAAGTTTAAGAACTTCATCTATGTTAACTGCATCCCAGAGAGATATACAAGACTTAGGGTTAGTCAAGAAGGATGTACATGTACCATTGGCAAAATCTCTCCAAACGAACTCCCAGCTTGCCCTGGCTACTATGTCAGGAACTAATGTTCGTCGCACTACTGAACATTTGGCAGCTAGCCTTCATCGCGGTCTTGAGGTCATTGATAATCAGCGGAAGAGTTCTGCTTTTAGGAGGTCTACGTTCCGGTTTTCATTTAAGCCTGCCGAATTGAAGCCTATTTTACCTATTGAGAAAGTTGATGTTGGTATTCAGACTCTACCAGAAAGCCCTGAGATGCTAGAATTAGGCGGGATCTATCTCTGTTGTAATTGCAAGAGCAAGAATCTTCAGGGAGATGTGAAAGACGCTAATGAGCCCTCAAACCTCCAGCTGGTTCCTGTGGATAGGTCATTGTCCGCTGAAAAGCTGAAGAAACAAGTTCCAAAG GCCGTAGAGAAAGTTCTGGCGGGAGCAATTAGGAGAGAGCTAGCCCTCGAGGATTTTTGTGCCAAGCAAACATATGAGATTGCACAATTAAATCGTCTG GTTCAACAATATAAGCATGAAAGGGAATGCAATGCAATTATTGGTCAGATGCGGGAGGATAAAATAATGCGCCTTGAAAACTTAATGGATGGGGTATTGCCTACTGAGGATTTCATGGAAGAGGAATTTCTATCTGTTCGCAATGAAAATGAG TTACTCAAGGAGAAATATGAAAATCATCCCGAGGTTTTGGAGACCAAGCTCGAGTTAAAGAGAGTTCAAGATGAGATTGAGAGATTACGAAGCTTCTTTGATATGGGTGAGAGGGATATCTTAATGGAGGAAATTCATGATTTAAGGAGCCAGCTACAGTACTATACAGATAGTTCACCCAAAGCTGTTAGGCAACGGAAGTCTCTGTTGCAGTTGACTTATCCCTGTGAGCAGAGTATATCTCAACCACTAAACCCAATACACGAATCAATGGAGGATACTGCTGCCGATAAACTAGAGCAGGAAAGGACTCAGTGGACTGAGGTTGAAAGTCAATGGATTTCTCTAGCCGAGGAACTGAAAATCGAACTTGAATCGACCCGTTCACATGCTGAACTGCTTGAGCGAGAACTCGAAGCTGAAAAGAAGTGCTCAGATGAGTTAAAGGAAGCTCTACAATTGGCCATGGAAGGCCAAGCACGCATGCTGGAACAGCATGCTGATCTTGAGCAAAAACATATGCAAATGCTTGCAAGACATAGACAAATGCAAGACGGAATCGAGGATGTTAAGAAAGCTGCTGCTAGAGCAGGGGTTAGAGGGGCCGAATCAAAGTTTATCAATGTTCTTGCGGGACAGATTTCAGCACTGAAAGTGGAAAGAGAGAAGGAAAGGTGTTATTACAGGGATGAAAACAAAATGCTTCGTTCTCAGCTAAGAGACACCGCAGAAGCGGTGCAGGCTGCGGGAGAATTACTTGTACGTCTGAAAGAAGCAGAGGAAGCTGTAGCTTCTGCTGAG
- the LOC130826024 gene encoding probable UDP-N-acetylglucosamine--peptide N-acetylglucosaminyltransferase SEC isoform X2: MLALQNDHLQYQQQNLQQSQQNLQQQQPQDLQQFQRQLQVSRVSFSLDRNDSFLFHSEHQHRSQQQLQLPLSSASIVKNSQSSDPRHLDDNLLLTLAHQKYKSGNYKQALDLSNILYERNPRRTDNLLLLGAIYYQLHNYDACISKNEEALHIDPHFAECYGNMANAWKEKGNIDLAIRYYLVAIELRPNFADAWSNLANAYMRKGRVSDAEQCCQQALALNPNLVDARCTLGNLLKAQGRVQEAYNCYVEALRVQPTLPVAWSNLAGLFMEAGDYSNALQCYKEAIKHKPACVEAYLNLGNVYKTLGMPQEAMLCYQRSLQVRPDYAMAYGNLASIYYEQGQLDMAILHYERAISRDPTFLEAYNNLGNSLKDAGRVEEAVHYYRQCLSLQPNHPQALTNLGNIYMEWNMFSHAAQFYKATLNVTTGLSAPYNNLAIIYKQQGNYADALTCYTEVIRIDPMAADALLNRGNTYKEIGRVNEAIQDYINAINARPSMAEAHANLASAYKDSGHVELAVKSYRHALILRPDFPEATCNLLHTLQCVCDWEDRDSRLVEVERILRRQIQMSVVPSVQPFHAFAYPLDPMLALEISRKYAEHCSLVAARYALPPFSYPALVPVKADGGSRRLRVGYVSSDFGNHPLSHLMGSVFGMHNRDNVEVFCYALSPSDGSEWRQRTESEAEHFIDFSSMSSDAIAKAINDDKIQVLINLNGYTKGARNEIFAMQPAPIQVSYMGFPGTMGATYINYLITDEFVSPSHLSHIYSEKLVHVPNCYFVNDYKQKNRDVLDPSSLPKRSDYGLPEDKFIFGCFNQLYKIDPDIFDTWCNILKRVPNSVLWLLRFPAAGESRLRAYAASRGVQQDQIIFTDVAMKGEHIRRSTLADLCLDTPLCNGHTTGTDVLWAGLPMLTLPLEKMASRVAGSLCLATGVGEEMVVNSLQEYEEKAVSFALNRPKLQELTNRLKAARLTCPLFDTARWVKNLERAYFKMWNLYCADQHPQSFKVTENDLEHPYDR, encoded by the exons ATGTTAGCGTTGCAGAACGATCATCTGCAGTATCAACAGCAGAATTTACAACAATCGCAGCAGAATTTGCAGCAACAACAACCGCAAGATTTGCAGCAGTTTCAGCGGCAGTTGCAGGTTTCTAGGGTTTCATTTTCGCTCGATCGGAATGATTCGTTTCTTTTTCATTCAGAGCATCAGCATCGTTCGCAGCAACAGTTGCAGTTACCATTGTCGTCAGCTTCAATTGTCAAGAATTCGCAAAGTTCAGATCCTCGTCACC TTGATGACAATTTGTTGCTGACTCTTGCCCACCAAAAGTACAAGTCTGGGAACTACAAGCAAGCGCTTGATCTCAGCAACATTTTATATGAGAGAAATCCACGACGAACAGATAATCTTTTGCTATTGGGTGCAATTTATTATCAG TTGCATAATTATGATGCTTGCATTTCCAAAAATGAAGAAGCTCTTCATATTGATCCTCATTTTGCTGAGTGTTATGGCAATATGGCAAATGCATGGAAG GAGAAGGGAAACATTGATCTAGCTATCCGCTATTACTTGGTTGCAATTGAG CTTCGACCCAATTTTGCTGATGCATGGTCCAATTTGGCCAATGCTTACATGCGGAAAGGGAGGGTCAGTGATGCAGAACAATGTTGCCAACAGGCTCTTGCATTGAATCCTAATTTG GTGGATGCTCGTTGTACACTGGGTAATTTGTTGAAAGCTCAAGGCCGAGTTCAGGAG GCATACAATTGTTATGTAGAGGCACTCCGAGTCCAGCCTACTCTCCCAGTTGCTTGGTCCAATCTCGCTGGGCTTTTCATGGAAGCTGGAGATTACAGTAACGCTCTTCAGTGCTAcaag GAAGCTATTAAACACAAGCCGGCTTGTGTCGAAGCATATTTAAATTTAGGAAATGTCTACAAG ACTCTAGGAATGCCTCAGGAAGCTATGTTATGTTATCAACGTTCCCTGCAGGTCCGACCAGACTATGCAATGGCTTATG GTAATCTTGCTAGCATATATTATGAGCAAGGGCAACTAGATATGGCAATTCTTCATTACGAAAGAGCCATCTCTCGCGATCCTACATTCTTGGAAGCTTACAATAATTTG GGTAATTCACTTAAAGATGCTGGCCGAGTTGAGGAAGCCGTTCATTACTATCGT CAATGCCTTTCTCTACAACCTAACCATCCACAAGCACTAACTAATCTTGGCAACATATATATGGAATG GAATATGTTTAGTCATGCTGCTCAGTTCTATAAGGCTACTCTGAATGTTACCACAGGATTATCTGCTCCATACAATAATCTTGCCATAATTTACAAGCAGCAg GGCAATTATGCAGATGCTCTAACATGCTACACTGAAGTTATTCGGATTGATCCTATGGCAGCAGACGCACTCCTCAATCGGGGAAATACATACAAGGAGATCGGAAGAGTTAATGAAGCTATTCAAGACTATATAAATGCAATTAATGCCCGCCCAAGTATGGCTGAAGCTCATGCAAATCTAGCTTCAGCTTATAAAGACAG TGGCCATGTTGAACTAGCTGTAAAAAGCTACAGGCATGCGTTAATATTACGTCCGGACTTCCCTGAGGCAACATGTAACCTTCTTCACACTTTACAG TGTGTATGTGACTGGGAGGATAGAGATAGCAGACTTGTTGAAGTTGAACGCATTCTTAGGCGACAAATTCAG atGTCTGTTGTTCCTAGTGTGCAACCCTTCCATGCCTTTGCTTACCCTCTTGATCCAATGCTTGCTCTTGAAATAAG TCGTAAATACGCGGAGCATTGTTCACTGGTTGCAGCTCGTTATGCACTTCCTCCCTTTAGCTATCCTGCTTTGGTTCCTGTGAAGGCTGATGGGGGGAGCAGGAGACTGAGGGTTGG ATATGTCAGCAGTGATTTTGGTAATCATCCCTTATCACATCTTATGGGTTCAGTCTTTGGTATGCACAACAGAGATAATGTTGAG GTGTTCTGTTATGCCTTGAGTCCAAGTGATGGTTCAGAGTGGAGGCAGCGTACAGAATCAGAAGCTGAGCACTTTATCGATTTCTCATCCATGTCATCTGATGCAATAGCAAAAGCAATAAATGATGACAAAATTCAAGTCCTTATCAACCTTAATGGGTACACTAAG GGTGCTAGAAATGAAATATTTGCTATGCAGCCTGCTCCCATACAAGTCTCATACATGGGATTTCCTGGAACCATGGGTGCTACTTACATAAATTATTTGATTACTGATGAG TTTGTATCCCCTAGTCATTTGTCCCACATTTATTCAGAGAAGCTAGTACATGTGCCAAATTGTTACTTCGTCAATGATTATAAACAG AAAAACCGTGATGTATTGGATCCGAGCTCTCTACCTAAGCGGTCAGACTATGGTCTACCTGAGGACAAGTTCATATTTGGATGCTTTAATCAGTTATACAAGATAGATCCTGATATTTTTGACACTTG GTGCAATATTCTTAAGCGTGTCCCGAACAGTGTGCTCTGGCTTTTAAGGTTTCCAGCTGCGGGCGAGAGTAGGCTTCGTGCAT ATGCTGCTTCAAGGGGTGTGCAACAGGACCAAATTATTTTTACTGATGTTGCCATGAAGGGTGAACATATTAGACGCAGTACTTTGGCAGATCTCTGTCTTGACAc GCCTTTATGCAATGGACACACAACTGGTACTGATGTTCTCTGGGCTGGTTTGCCAATGTTAACGCTTCCTCTAGAGAAGATGGCTAGCAGGGTAGCTGGTTCACTGTGTTTGGCGACTGGTGTTGGAGAAGAGATGGTGGTTAACAG CTTGCAAGAATACGAAGAAAAAGCAGTCTCTTTTGCATTAAATAGACCAAAGCTGCAGGAACTTACCAATAGATTGAAGGCTGCCCGCTTGACATGTCCACTCTTTGACACTGCTCGCTGG GTGAAAAACCTCGAACGAGCCTACTTCAAGATGTGGAATCTATACTGTGCCGATCAGCATCCTCAGTCTTTTAAAGTGACCGAGAATGATTTAGAACACCCTTATGACAGATAG